A stretch of the Ictidomys tridecemlineatus isolate mIctTri1 chromosome 5, mIctTri1.hap1, whole genome shotgun sequence genome encodes the following:
- the Zbtb25 gene encoding zinc finger and BTB domain-containing protein 25 isoform X1: MTRLPLLSPLPQLGPPILQAGRSAGAAARMQRPISPPHSCLATMDTASHSLVLLQQLNMQREFGFLCDCTVAIGDVYFKAHRAVLAAFSNYFKMIFIHQTSECIKIQPTDIQPDIFSYLLHIMYTGKGPKQIVDHSRLEEGIRFLHADYLSHIATEMNQVFSPETVQSSNLYGIQISTTQKTTVKQGLEVKETPSNNNGNRAAVQGDHPQLQLSLAIGLDDGTTDQQRVHPAAQALEEHQKPPVSIKQERCDPESVIPQSHPSPSSEVTGLSFTENSVKIHLCHYCGERFDSRSNLRQHLHTHVSGSLPFGVPASILESNDLGEVHPLNENSEVLECHRLSSFIVKENEQPPEHSNRDTSEPLQISQVSLISKDTEPVELNCNFSFSRKRKISCTICGHKFLRKSQLLEHMYTHKGKSYRYNRCQRFGNALAQRFQPYCDNWSDVPVKSSCLSQEHLDLPCALESELTQENVDTILVE; encoded by the exons AGCCACAATGGATACTGCTAGCCATAGCCTTGTCCTTCTGCAGCAGCTGAACATGCAGCGAGAATTTGGTTTTCTATGTGATTGCACAGTTGCTATTGGAGATGTTTACTTCAAAGCCCATAGAGCAGTGCTTGCTGCTTTTTCTAACTATTTCAAGATGATATTTATTCACCAAACAAG tGAATGCATAAAAATCCAACCAACTGACATTCAACCTGACATATTCAGCTATTTGTTACATATTATGTACACGGGGAAAGGGCCAAAACAGATTGTGGATCATAGTCGTTTGGAGGAAGGGATTCGATTTCTTCATGCCGACTACCTTTCTCACATTGCAACTGAAATGAATCAAGTGTTCTCACCAGAGACTGTGCAGTCCTCAAACTTGTACGGCATTCAGATTTCAACAACCCAAAAAACAACTGTGAAACAAGGGCTGGAGGTCAAGGAAACTCCTTCCAATAACAATGGAAACAGAGCTGCTGTCCAGGGTGACCACCCTCAGTTGCAGCTGTCTCTTGCTATTGGGCTTGATGATGGCACTACAGACCAGCAGAGAGTTCATCCTGCTGCCCAGGCCTTGGAGGAGCACCAGAAACCCCCGGTGTCCATCAAGCAGGAGAGATGTGATCCAGAATCTGTGATCCCCCAGAGCCACCCCTCACCCTCATCAGAGGTAACAGGTCTCTCTTTTACAGAAAACagtgtcaaaatacatttatgcCATTACTGTGGGGAACGTTTTGATTCCCGTAGTAACTTAAGACAACATCTCCATACCCATGTGTCTGGATCCCTTCCATTTGGTGTCCCTGCTTCCATTCTGGAAAGTAATGATCTTGGAGAAGTACATCCACTTAATGAAAATAGCGAGGTTCTTGAATGCCACAGGCTCAGTTCCTTTATTGTCAAGGAGAATGAGCAGCCGCCTGAACACTCAAATCGTGATACCTCAGAGCCTTTGCAGATTAGTCAAGTATCTTTGATCTCCAAAGATACAGAGCCAGTAGAATTAaactgtaatttttctttttcaaggaaaagaaaaatcagttgtACCATCTGTGGTCATAAATTTCTTAGAAAGAGTCAATTGCTGgaacacatgtatacacacaaaggTAAATCTTACAGATATAACCGATGCCAAAGGTTTGGTAATGCATTGGCCCAGAGATTTCAGCCATACTGTGACAACTGGTCTGATGTACCTGTGAAAAGTTCTTGCTTATCACAAGAACACTTGGACTTGCCTTGTGCCTTAGAGTCAGAGCTCACACAAGAAAATGTTGACACTATCCTTGTTGAATAG
- the Zbtb25 gene encoding zinc finger and BTB domain-containing protein 25 isoform X2, translating into MDTASHSLVLLQQLNMQREFGFLCDCTVAIGDVYFKAHRAVLAAFSNYFKMIFIHQTSECIKIQPTDIQPDIFSYLLHIMYTGKGPKQIVDHSRLEEGIRFLHADYLSHIATEMNQVFSPETVQSSNLYGIQISTTQKTTVKQGLEVKETPSNNNGNRAAVQGDHPQLQLSLAIGLDDGTTDQQRVHPAAQALEEHQKPPVSIKQERCDPESVIPQSHPSPSSEVTGLSFTENSVKIHLCHYCGERFDSRSNLRQHLHTHVSGSLPFGVPASILESNDLGEVHPLNENSEVLECHRLSSFIVKENEQPPEHSNRDTSEPLQISQVSLISKDTEPVELNCNFSFSRKRKISCTICGHKFLRKSQLLEHMYTHKGKSYRYNRCQRFGNALAQRFQPYCDNWSDVPVKSSCLSQEHLDLPCALESELTQENVDTILVE; encoded by the exons ATGGATACTGCTAGCCATAGCCTTGTCCTTCTGCAGCAGCTGAACATGCAGCGAGAATTTGGTTTTCTATGTGATTGCACAGTTGCTATTGGAGATGTTTACTTCAAAGCCCATAGAGCAGTGCTTGCTGCTTTTTCTAACTATTTCAAGATGATATTTATTCACCAAACAAG tGAATGCATAAAAATCCAACCAACTGACATTCAACCTGACATATTCAGCTATTTGTTACATATTATGTACACGGGGAAAGGGCCAAAACAGATTGTGGATCATAGTCGTTTGGAGGAAGGGATTCGATTTCTTCATGCCGACTACCTTTCTCACATTGCAACTGAAATGAATCAAGTGTTCTCACCAGAGACTGTGCAGTCCTCAAACTTGTACGGCATTCAGATTTCAACAACCCAAAAAACAACTGTGAAACAAGGGCTGGAGGTCAAGGAAACTCCTTCCAATAACAATGGAAACAGAGCTGCTGTCCAGGGTGACCACCCTCAGTTGCAGCTGTCTCTTGCTATTGGGCTTGATGATGGCACTACAGACCAGCAGAGAGTTCATCCTGCTGCCCAGGCCTTGGAGGAGCACCAGAAACCCCCGGTGTCCATCAAGCAGGAGAGATGTGATCCAGAATCTGTGATCCCCCAGAGCCACCCCTCACCCTCATCAGAGGTAACAGGTCTCTCTTTTACAGAAAACagtgtcaaaatacatttatgcCATTACTGTGGGGAACGTTTTGATTCCCGTAGTAACTTAAGACAACATCTCCATACCCATGTGTCTGGATCCCTTCCATTTGGTGTCCCTGCTTCCATTCTGGAAAGTAATGATCTTGGAGAAGTACATCCACTTAATGAAAATAGCGAGGTTCTTGAATGCCACAGGCTCAGTTCCTTTATTGTCAAGGAGAATGAGCAGCCGCCTGAACACTCAAATCGTGATACCTCAGAGCCTTTGCAGATTAGTCAAGTATCTTTGATCTCCAAAGATACAGAGCCAGTAGAATTAaactgtaatttttctttttcaaggaaaagaaaaatcagttgtACCATCTGTGGTCATAAATTTCTTAGAAAGAGTCAATTGCTGgaacacatgtatacacacaaaggTAAATCTTACAGATATAACCGATGCCAAAGGTTTGGTAATGCATTGGCCCAGAGATTTCAGCCATACTGTGACAACTGGTCTGATGTACCTGTGAAAAGTTCTTGCTTATCACAAGAACACTTGGACTTGCCTTGTGCCTTAGAGTCAGAGCTCACACAAGAAAATGTTGACACTATCCTTGTTGAATAG